Proteins encoded by one window of uncultured Celeribacter sp.:
- a CDS encoding YbjN domain-containing protein, protein MSSPKNAVTTFLRPLATAAVLGLTALPAAAEPEILTFDDLDVFEELLSGFGSVEADTDGEDDPMFRGRISGTRYALYFYGCDNHKDCNNGTFVAYFDGNDYSTDADVINDYNNSYRFGKASVDSDGDLEINYSFAFKGGITRVALDDTFDWWRVILEEAEEHFE, encoded by the coding sequence ATGTCGTCGCCGAAAAATGCCGTGACCACCTTCTTGCGCCCGCTGGCCACCGCCGCCGTTCTGGGCCTGACCGCCCTGCCCGCCGCCGCCGAGCCGGAGATTTTGACTTTTGACGATCTCGATGTCTTCGAAGAGCTGCTGAGCGGTTTTGGCTCGGTCGAGGCCGACACCGATGGCGAAGACGACCCGATGTTCCGCGGCCGGATCAGCGGCACGCGTTACGCGCTCTATTTCTACGGCTGCGACAATCACAAGGACTGCAACAACGGCACCTTCGTGGCCTATTTCGACGGCAACGACTACTCCACCGATGCGGATGTGATCAACGATTACAACAACAGCTACCGCTTCGGCAAAGCCTCCGTCGACAGCGACGGCGATCTGGAGATCAACTACTCCTTCGCCTTCAAAGGTGGCATCACGCGGGTCGCTCTGGACGACACCTTCGATTGGTGGCGGGTGATTTTGGAAGAGGCCGAAGAGCATTTCGAATAA
- a CDS encoding helix-turn-helix domain-containing protein, with translation MLETALLQDGQGTPLLQDKLNSTREWSVVNDFCHRAYMPLSTRPLVAGTDPNATIRMLGIGRITFSRFCFGTPTRADEFDPDSGSIIVVNTLRGSVRHPLGGNDAIDTRPGDSYVVDCSRTDYWNLADGHDLQLNLTIPHKLMEETAARWYGFVPEDDLWKKRLIFGAGQSAWLSLLDYATRSIDARHDRVSDALTEKRIEEMICLDLLRNWADSAGLNLETGARAAAPHYVREAERLMRRTAEDAPTIAEIATQLGITARSLSEGFRRFRGLTPHEFLTQERLEGLHRALKQARPGDTVASIARARGYVNMGAMTARYRERFGESPAQTLRRGRH, from the coding sequence ATGTTGGAAACGGCGCTTTTGCAGGACGGGCAAGGCACGCCTTTATTGCAGGACAAATTGAACAGCACGCGCGAATGGTCCGTGGTGAACGACTTCTGTCACCGGGCCTATATGCCGCTCTCGACGCGACCGCTGGTTGCCGGCACCGATCCGAATGCCACGATCCGCATGCTGGGAATCGGGCGGATCACCTTTAGCCGCTTTTGTTTCGGCACGCCGACCCGCGCCGATGAGTTCGACCCGGACAGCGGCAGTATCATCGTGGTGAACACCCTGCGCGGATCGGTCCGACACCCTCTGGGCGGCAATGACGCCATCGACACCCGCCCGGGCGACAGCTACGTCGTCGATTGCAGCCGCACCGACTATTGGAACCTCGCTGATGGGCATGACCTGCAACTCAACCTGACCATCCCGCACAAGCTGATGGAGGAGACCGCCGCGCGCTGGTACGGGTTTGTGCCGGAGGACGATCTTTGGAAAAAGCGCCTGATTTTCGGCGCGGGTCAGTCGGCTTGGCTGTCGCTTCTGGACTATGCCACCCGCTCGATTGATGCGCGGCATGACCGGGTGAGCGATGCTTTGACGGAAAAGCGGATCGAAGAAATGATCTGCCTCGATCTCCTGCGCAACTGGGCGGACAGCGCGGGGCTGAACCTCGAAACAGGGGCCCGCGCCGCCGCTCCGCATTACGTGCGCGAGGCCGAACGGCTGATGCGCCGCACCGCCGAAGACGCGCCAACCATTGCCGAGATCGCCACACAACTCGGCATCACCGCCCGCAGCCTCTCCGAAGGGTTTCGGCGCTTTCGCGGCCTCACCCCGCATGAATTCCTGACCCAGGAACGGCTCGAAGGCCTGCACCGCGCTTTGAAACAGGCGCGCCCGGGAGACACCGTCGCCTCCATCGCGCGGGCACGCGGCTATGTGAACATGGGCGCGATGACGGCGCGCTATCGGGAGAGGTTCGGTGAAAGCCCGGCGCAGACTTTGCGGCGGGGGCGGCATTGA
- a CDS encoding metalloregulator ArsR/SmtB family transcription factor: MLPILSALSDQTRLAAMRLLYDGDEHCVCELMRVIGATQSRMSRHMQVLKQAGLVVDRRDAQWVRYRMPPDLSPDLKAVLDAVFRAETQLNRERNAA; this comes from the coding sequence ATGTTGCCCATCCTGTCCGCCCTGTCCGACCAAACCCGCCTTGCCGCCATGCGCCTCTTGTATGACGGCGATGAGCATTGCGTTTGCGAACTGATGCGCGTCATCGGTGCCACGCAAAGCCGGATGTCGCGGCATATGCAGGTGCTGAAACAGGCAGGCTTGGTGGTGGATCGGCGCGATGCGCAATGGGTGCGCTACCGCATGCCCCCCGATCTGTCTCCAGACCTCAAAGCCGTGCTCGACGCCGTGTTCCGGGCCGAGACGCAGCTGAACAGGGAAAGGAACGCCGCATGA
- a CDS encoding PhoX family phosphatase — translation MKDQDITDLSWDDFDEMRDPRPNTNEFDAVVERAISRRGFLGGALAFGSGALAMGAGVGTAGLMSSTTAARAEGMGFNFKPIGISTDHEIHVPEGYQWKVLVRWGDALFSEAEGAYSAETGVPVAMSDKVFGENTDGMETFVDGDKTILTINSEYVNPKINLPATSEGTPQTADEVMLLKNMQGVTVMEVADNGNGYEVVVDSPYNRRITHETQMTMDGPAAGSDLVKTNADPEGMSPKGTMNNCGSGKTLWGTYLTCEENFNGYFGATGDYAETDGLKRYGIGGEGRYAYEKFDPRYDLTQEPNEPNRHGWVTEINPLDPTSTPVKHTALGRFKHENAEMVQAADGRVVVYMGDDERGEFMYKFVSNGVYTEGGSTAGLLSDGTLYVAKFNDDMTGEWLPLTPETTGMSMEEILVFSRMAGSKVGATTMDRPEWIAANPLKAEAYCALTNNKNRGVKPNAGGDATPASGPNPRETNNYGQIVRWRPEGEDHGADSFAWDLYVMAGNPTVYDNAYGGSENVNEGNMFNSPDGMAFSSDGYLWIQTDGDDSNEGEFEGQGNNQMLIGNTDTGEIARFLTAPNGAEVTGLTWSPDKKVAFVGIQHPGGAWPDGNGKPRSSVIAVWREDGALIG, via the coding sequence ATGAAAGATCAGGATATCACCGACCTGTCTTGGGACGATTTCGACGAGATGCGCGACCCGCGTCCGAACACCAATGAGTTCGACGCGGTCGTCGAACGTGCGATCTCGCGCCGCGGTTTCCTGGGCGGCGCTTTGGCCTTCGGCTCTGGCGCTTTGGCTATGGGCGCAGGGGTGGGCACCGCGGGCCTGATGTCCTCCACGACGGCGGCTCGTGCCGAAGGAATGGGCTTCAACTTCAAGCCGATCGGCATTTCCACCGACCACGAGATCCACGTGCCGGAAGGCTACCAGTGGAAAGTCCTCGTCCGTTGGGGTGACGCTCTGTTCTCCGAAGCCGAAGGCGCCTATTCCGCCGAGACCGGCGTGCCGGTCGCGATGTCCGACAAGGTTTTCGGCGAGAACACCGACGGCATGGAGACCTTTGTCGATGGCGATAAGACCATCCTGACGATCAACTCCGAATATGTGAACCCGAAGATCAACCTGCCTGCCACCTCCGAAGGCACGCCGCAGACCGCCGACGAAGTCATGCTTCTGAAGAACATGCAGGGCGTGACCGTCATGGAAGTCGCGGACAATGGCAACGGCTACGAGGTGGTCGTCGACAGCCCCTACAACCGCCGCATCACCCATGAAACCCAGATGACCATGGACGGCCCGGCGGCTGGCTCTGATCTGGTGAAAACCAATGCCGACCCGGAAGGCATGTCGCCCAAAGGCACGATGAACAACTGTGGCTCCGGCAAGACGCTTTGGGGCACCTATCTGACCTGCGAAGAGAACTTCAACGGCTACTTCGGTGCGACCGGCGACTATGCCGAGACCGATGGTCTCAAGCGCTACGGCATCGGTGGCGAAGGTCGCTACGCCTACGAGAAATTCGATCCGCGTTATGACCTGACGCAGGAACCCAATGAGCCGAACCGTCACGGCTGGGTCACCGAGATCAACCCGCTCGACCCCACCTCGACCCCGGTGAAACACACCGCTCTGGGCCGTTTCAAGCACGAGAACGCCGAGATGGTGCAGGCCGCTGACGGTCGTGTGGTTGTCTACATGGGCGACGACGAGCGCGGCGAATTCATGTATAAATTCGTCTCCAACGGCGTGTACACCGAAGGCGGTTCGACCGCGGGTCTCTTGTCCGACGGCACGCTTTACGTGGCCAAGTTCAACGACGACATGACGGGCGAATGGCTGCCGCTCACGCCCGAGACCACCGGTATGTCGATGGAAGAGATCCTCGTGTTCTCCCGTATGGCTGGTTCCAAAGTGGGCGCGACCACCATGGATCGCCCGGAATGGATCGCCGCCAACCCGCTCAAGGCCGAAGCCTATTGCGCGCTGACCAACAACAAGAACCGCGGCGTGAAACCGAACGCCGGTGGCGATGCCACCCCGGCCTCCGGCCCGAACCCGCGTGAGACCAACAACTACGGCCAAATCGTGCGCTGGCGCCCGGAAGGCGAAGATCACGGTGCGGACAGCTTCGCCTGGGATCTCTACGTCATGGCCGGCAACCCGACGGTCTACGACAATGCCTACGGCGGCTCCGAGAACGTCAACGAAGGCAACATGTTCAACTCGCCCGACGGCATGGCGTTCTCGTCCGATGGCTACCTCTGGATCCAGACCGACGGCGACGACAGCAACGAAGGCGAGTTCGAAGGCCAGGGCAACAACCAGATGCTGATCGGCAACACGGACACCGGCGAGATCGCCCGCTTCCTGACCGCGCCCAACGGCGCCGAGGTCACCGGCCTCACCTGGTCCCCGGACAAGAAAGTCGCTTTTGTCGGCATCCAGCACCCGGGCGGCGCCTGGCCGGACGGCAACGGCAAACCGCGCTCTTCGGTGATTGCCGTGTGGCGTGAGGATGGCGCTCTGATCGGCTAA
- a CDS encoding DUF6228 family protein, translating to MSIFLMKSTSPGSSLHFSYRSQDYFDVTIETPNLRAMKRVFVYDYASINGFVEYFQMLAGYSRPWLGEKVWETLEGELKLGATCNAWGHVRYEIALRNNNPDWLAKCSLLFDFGTLSQHASDAENFMMSSPSR from the coding sequence ATGTCGATATTTTTGATGAAATCCACGAGTCCGGGTTCCTCTCTACATTTCTCGTACCGGTCACAAGACTATTTTGATGTCACCATCGAAACGCCAAATCTACGCGCCATGAAGCGCGTCTTCGTCTACGACTACGCTTCGATCAACGGTTTTGTTGAATATTTCCAGATGTTAGCAGGGTATTCGCGCCCTTGGTTAGGCGAGAAGGTTTGGGAAACGCTAGAGGGAGAACTCAAGCTGGGGGCCACCTGCAATGCTTGGGGCCATGTCCGATACGAGATAGCTTTGAGAAACAACAATCCCGACTGGTTGGCCAAGTGCAGTTTGCTGTTTGACTTTGGGACGCTGTCACAACACGCGAGTGATGCTGAAAACTTCATGATGTCGTCGCCGAGCCGATGA
- a CDS encoding twin-arginine translocation signal domain-containing protein — protein MDRRSFLKTSALGGSAAAASTLAAPMYAQGKRTLTMVCSWPRGLAGVWDAVERFVDAVNVMSDGQITIEARAAGELVGGLEVFDAVTSGQADIYHSAEYYFTGQHPAMAFFTTSPFGMTAPEMMVWYYGMGGQKLHRDLGEIFGLRTNIGGQTGAQGGGWYRKEITSVADFQGLKLRMPGLGGEVVGKLGASVQVMPAGDIYQALSSGALDGTEWVGPWSDERLGLQEVCDYFYPAGFHEPGSALSVNTNLEVFQSLTPAQQRIIDNAAAECNQFDYSLFLANNGPALQRLIAGGTQIKQFPDDVWEAFGRASKEVLDQYMDDDLFVEIRTSVEESMKATSAWMGQSDSFYTEQRNRVLAMIAE, from the coding sequence ATGGATCGCCGCTCTTTTCTGAAAACTTCCGCTCTGGGGGGCTCCGCCGCTGCCGCCTCGACGCTCGCTGCGCCGATGTATGCGCAGGGCAAGCGCACGCTGACCATGGTCTGTTCCTGGCCGCGTGGTCTGGCGGGCGTGTGGGACGCCGTCGAACGCTTTGTCGATGCCGTGAACGTCATGTCCGACGGTCAGATCACCATCGAGGCCCGTGCGGCTGGCGAGCTCGTTGGCGGTCTGGAGGTGTTCGACGCCGTGACCTCCGGTCAGGCCGACATCTACCACTCCGCCGAGTACTATTTCACCGGCCAGCACCCGGCGATGGCGTTCTTCACCACCTCGCCCTTCGGCATGACCGCACCTGAGATGATGGTCTGGTATTACGGCATGGGCGGGCAGAAACTGCACCGCGATCTGGGCGAGATTTTCGGTCTGCGCACCAACATCGGCGGCCAGACCGGCGCGCAAGGTGGCGGTTGGTATCGTAAGGAAATCACTTCCGTGGCGGATTTCCAGGGTCTGAAACTGCGCATGCCCGGTCTCGGCGGCGAAGTGGTCGGCAAACTGGGCGCTTCCGTTCAGGTCATGCCCGCAGGCGACATCTATCAGGCGCTCTCCTCCGGCGCTTTGGACGGCACCGAATGGGTCGGGCCCTGGTCGGATGAACGTCTCGGTCTGCAAGAGGTCTGTGACTATTTCTACCCGGCAGGTTTCCACGAGCCGGGCTCGGCGCTCTCTGTCAACACCAACCTTGAGGTGTTCCAGTCGCTGACACCCGCGCAGCAGCGGATCATCGACAACGCCGCCGCCGAATGCAACCAGTTCGACTACTCGCTCTTCCTCGCCAACAACGGCCCGGCGCTTCAGCGCCTGATCGCGGGTGGCACGCAGATCAAGCAATTCCCAGATGACGTTTGGGAGGCCTTCGGTCGCGCTTCGAAAGAGGTTCTGGACCAATATATGGACGACGATCTTTTCGTCGAAATCCGGACCTCGGTCGAAGAGTCTATGAAAGCTACCTCCGCCTGGATGGGGCAATCGGACAGCTTCTACACCGAACAGCGCAACCGCGTTCTGGCGATGATCGCCGAATAA
- a CDS encoding zinc-dependent alcohol dehydrogenase family protein, which yields MKALVYQGPGQKDWIEKDKPGIEKPTDVIVKVTKTTICGTDLHILKGDVPAVTPGRTLGHEGVGVVEAVGDAVANFKPGDPVLISCVTSCGKCPNCKRQLYAHCDDGGWILGHLIDGTQAEYVRIPHGDNSLYPIPEGADEEALVMLSDIMPTGLEIGVQYGRVKPGDTVAIVGAGPVGMSVLLTAQFYSPGRIVMIDMDPARLELAKQFGATDTLQVGSVDVVEEIMKMTGGLGVDAAIEAVGVPATFDTCQKIVSAGGSIANVGVHGKPVELHIEELWIKNINISMGLVSTNTTPMLLKTLNSGKVDPARLVTHRLKLDEIMEAYEIFSNAAREKAMKIILTA from the coding sequence ATGAAAGCGCTCGTATACCAAGGCCCCGGTCAAAAGGACTGGATCGAAAAAGACAAACCCGGCATCGAGAAACCCACCGACGTGATCGTCAAAGTCACAAAGACCACGATCTGCGGCACCGATTTGCACATCCTCAAAGGCGACGTGCCCGCCGTGACGCCGGGCCGGACGCTGGGCCATGAAGGTGTCGGTGTGGTCGAGGCCGTGGGCGATGCGGTCGCCAATTTCAAACCGGGCGATCCGGTGCTGATTTCTTGCGTGACGTCCTGTGGCAAATGTCCGAATTGCAAGCGTCAGCTCTACGCCCATTGCGATGACGGCGGCTGGATTTTGGGCCACTTGATCGACGGCACTCAGGCCGAGTACGTCCGCATCCCGCATGGCGACAATTCGCTCTATCCGATCCCCGAAGGCGCCGACGAGGAAGCATTGGTGATGCTTTCCGACATCATGCCGACGGGGCTTGAGATCGGCGTGCAATACGGCCGCGTGAAACCCGGTGACACGGTGGCCATCGTCGGCGCGGGCCCCGTCGGCATGTCTGTGCTTTTGACCGCGCAATTCTATTCGCCGGGGCGGATCGTGATGATCGACATGGACCCGGCGCGGTTGGAGCTTGCGAAACAATTCGGCGCGACCGATACGCTTCAGGTCGGTTCGGTCGATGTGGTCGAGGAGATCATGAAGATGACCGGCGGGCTTGGTGTCGATGCCGCGATCGAGGCGGTCGGCGTGCCCGCGACCTTCGACACCTGTCAAAAGATCGTCTCCGCCGGCGGCTCCATCGCCAATGTGGGCGTGCATGGCAAACCCGTTGAGCTGCATATCGAAGAGCTCTGGATCAAGAACATCAACATTTCCATGGGCTTGGTCAGCACCAACACCACGCCGATGCTGTTGAAAACCCTGAACTCGGGTAAGGTCGATCCGGCGCGGCTTGTGACCCACAGGCTCAAGCTCGATGAGATCATGGAGGCCTATGAGATCTTCAGCAATGCCGCGCGCGAGAAAGCGATGAAGATCATTCTGACCGCCTGA
- a CDS encoding cytochrome b/b6 domain-containing protein → MQSSQATPDTFSRLQRLLHWSMVALLALNLIVPQRMWAVEVTLWERPLSGHMLIGSVIFLLAVLRFFIRLGFGVPDEPMGAPRFFRALARLGQWMFYALFFAAPILGIWAYQTSDAQVLWLHRTLLPALFWMLIPVHIGLALAHQFLWRTDMLGKIIRG, encoded by the coding sequence ATGCAAAGCTCACAAGCCACCCCGGACACCTTCTCCCGCCTGCAACGCCTGTTGCATTGGAGCATGGTGGCGCTTTTGGCGCTTAACCTGATCGTGCCGCAACGCATGTGGGCGGTGGAGGTGACGCTTTGGGAGAGACCCCTATCGGGCCATATGCTGATTGGCAGCGTGATATTCCTCCTCGCCGTGCTGCGGTTTTTCATCCGGCTGGGCTTTGGCGTGCCGGACGAACCCATGGGCGCGCCACGGTTCTTTCGCGCACTCGCACGCCTCGGTCAATGGATGTTCTACGCGCTGTTCTTTGCCGCCCCGATCCTCGGGATCTGGGCCTATCAGACCAGCGATGCGCAAGTGCTTTGGCTCCATCGCACCCTCCTGCCCGCCCTGTTCTGGATGCTGATCCCGGTCCACATCGGGCTGGCACTGGCGCATCAGTTCCTTTGGCGCACAGATATGTTAGGCAAAATCATCCGCGGGTGA